The Planctomycetota bacterium DNA segment CATCGTGAGGTAGAAGTGCGGGATGGTGGCCTTGCTGAGGGTCATGCGCTGGGCCACCACGCGGCGCATGGCCGTGAGCGGCACGCGGCGGCGGCCGGCCGCGGGCGCCTTCTCGACGTCGGCGGCCATGATCCGCCCGTCGGCGCCGCTGCCCTTCACGCGCGTGAGGTCCACGCCGCGTTGATGGGCGATCTCGCGCGCCGTGGGCGACACGCGAAGCTGCGCCACACGCGCCGCATAGGCCAGCACGTCGGCTTCCACGATGCGCCCGTTGGGCCCGGAGCCGCGCAGCACCTGGAGCGGCACGCGTTCTTCGCCCGCCACACGGCGGGCGCGGGGCGAGATGAACACCCGATCGGAAACGGGGGGAGCCGCCTCGACGACGGGGGCCGCCGCCATCGGAGCGGGCGCAGGGGCAGGCATCGCGGCCGGCGCGACGGGCGCCGGGCGCGGCTCGGCCGGCTTCGCGGCGGGAGCGGGCGCCGCGGCGGGCGCCTTGACCGCGGCCGCCGCCGCCTGGGCCGTGGCGAGGGCACGCGTCACCATCTCGTCGGTCACCACGTCGGCGGCGTCGCCGATGAGGGCGATGACGGCGTTGCAGGGCACCGTGGCGCCCTGGCCGTAGAGGAGTTTCTTCACCACGCCGGCATAGAAGGATTCGACCTCGAGGGCCGCCTTGTCGGTGTTGATCTCCAGGAGCACATCGCCCTTCTGAACGCTGTCGCCCTCGCGGACGCGCCAGGCTTCGATGGAGGCCTCCTCCATCGTCTGGCCGAGCTTGGGCATGACGACTTCGCGGATCATCCGGAACTCCTCTTGGGATTCCACGCGCGGCCGCAGGCTTCGCAGAAGGCCGCGCCGATGTGGGCCAGGATGTCGGTGGCCGTGAGGGCCTGTTCGCCGGTCCTCTCGACGGCCAGGTCGCCGGCGAGGCCGTGCAGGCTCACGCCGAGGTACGCAGCGGAATACGGCGGCAGGCCCTGGGCGAGCAGGGCGGCGATCATGCCGGTGAGCACGTCTCCCGTGCCGCCGGTGGCCATGCCCGGGTTGCCCGACCAGCTCACGTACTGCTGGCGCCCGTCGCTCACCACCGTGCGGTGCCCCTTGAGCACCGTGATGACGGAGTGCTCGCGCGCGAAGCGGAGGGCCACTTCGCTGCGACTCGCCTGCACGGCGCTCGTCGCCAAGCCGGTCAGGCGCGCCATTTCGCCCGGGTGGGGGGTGATGATGACGGGCGCCGAGGCGGCATCGAGCACCTCGGCACAGCCCTCGAGCGCGTTGAGGCCGTCGGCATCGAGTACCAGCGGCTTGCCGAGCGAGCGGATGAGCGCGTGGACAAGCTTCTGGGTCGAGCGGTGGCGGCCGATGCCCGGCCCGAGGGCCACCACGTCGCACCGCGCGGCGAAGCGGAGCATGTCGGGCAGCGCGCCCAGGGCGAAGGCCCCGCCCGGGACTTCGCGGAACGGGTGGGTCATGCAGGCGGTGAGCTTGGCCGCCACGACGGGCAGCAGCGAGGCGGGCACGCCGAGCGTCACCAGGCCCGCCCCACTGCGCAGGGCGGCCTCGGCGGCGAGGCAGGCGGCGCCGGCGAAGCCCGTGGAGCCGGCCAGCACCAGAACGTGGCCGAACTGCCCCTTGTGGGCGTCTGCGGGGCGGACGAGTCGCTCGATGTCCTGGCCGATGTCGAACACACCGGGCTCCTGGGTCACGCGCTGGCGACGGCCGCGACGAACTGCCTCGCGGTCTGGGTGATCAGTGCATAGTTGCCGCTGGCCAGGGCGTCCTTGCGCACGAGGTTGGAGCCGACGCCGAGCGCCACGGCTCCCGCCTTGAGCCACTCGGCGGCGTTCGCCACGTCCACGCCGCCCGTGGGCATGATGGGCACCTCAGGCAGCGGGGCGCGCACCGCCTTGAGGTACGGGATGCCGCCCAGCTCGGCGGGGAAGAGCTTCACGCAGTCGGCGCCCGCGTGCCAGGCCGCGGCGATCTCGGTGGGGGTGAAGGCGCCGGGCATCACGGCCACGTCGCGCTCGGCGCACAGGCGGATCACATCGAGGTTCGTGTTGGGCGCCACGAGGTAGCGCGCCCCGGCCTCGATGGCCTCGGTGGCCCGCTGCGTGTCGGTCACTGTGCCCGCGCCCAGGACCACCTGGCCGGCATAGGCCCTCTTCACGATCGCGATCACCTCGGGGGCCTTGGGCACGGTGAAGGTGATCTCGATGCAGCACACGCCGCCCTCGAGCAGCGCGTCCACCACGGGCCGCACCTGGTCGGTGGTGCTGCGCACGACGGCGACGATCCGGTGCTTGCGGACCCACGACATCACTTCGGTGCGCTGGGACAAGGGGAGCTCCTTCCCGGGCTGGGGAGGTTGGTGTGGTTGATCAGCGAGGCCACGTAGCCCGCTCCGAAGCCGTTGTCAATGTTCACCACGCAGACGCTGGAGGCGCAGCTATTGAGCATGGCGAGCAGCGCGGCGAGGCCGCCGAAGCTGGCGCCGTAGCCGATGCTCGTGGGCACGGCGATGACGGGCCGCCGCGCGAGGCCGCCCACCACGCTGGCCAGCGCGCCCTCCATGCCGGCCACCACGATCAGCACGTTGGCGTCGAAAACGTGGTCGGCGCGCTGGAGCAGGCGATGGATGCCGGCGACGCCGACGTCGTACAGCTTCGCCACGCGGTTGCCGAGCACCTCGGCGGTGACACGCGCCTCCTCGGCCACGGGGATGTCGCTGGTGCCGGCGCTGACGACCAGGATGTTGCCGGGCGGCGGCTCCTTGGGCTTGCGGCCGCACACGATGGCGCGGGCGGCCTCGTGGTACTCCGCCTCGGGGCACACGCCGCGGACGGCCTCGAAGATGGCCGGCTCGGCCCGCGTGGCGAGCACTTCGCAGCCCTCGGCGAGGAGGCGTTGGGCGATGGCGGCCACTTGCGCGGGAGTCTTGCCCGGGCAGAAGACGACCTCGGGCACCCCGCAGCGCAGGGCGCGGTGAGTGTCCACGTTGGCGAAGCCCAGGTCCTGGAACGGCAGCCGGCGGATGCGGTCGAGAGCCGCCTCGGGGTCCACCTGGCCCGCCTGAACCTGCGTCAGGAGTTCGCGGAGCGCCTGCACGTTCATCAGCCGGTTTTCCCTTTCCTGAGCGAGCGCGAGAAGGGCAGATAGGGGGTGGGGGCCACATCGAGCCCGGCCTGTCGCCCCGCGGCGATCAGATGGGCGCCGAGGCCGGCCACCATGGCGGCATTGTCGGTGCACAGAGCCGGGGGCGCGAAGCGGAGTTTGAGGCCGACCTTGCCCGCTTCCTCGGCCAGGCGGGTGCGCAGGCGTGAGTTGCAGGCCACGCCGCCGCCGGCCACCAGCGTGCTCACGCCGCGCGAGAGGGCGGCCCGCACGCTCTTCTCGACCAACACGTCCACCACGGCCTCCTGGAACGAGGCCGCGACGTCGGCCACGGTGTCGGGCGGCAGGGGCGCTTGGCCGCGGCCGCGCACGTTCTGGCCGTAGCACTGGTAGAGCACGGCGGTCTTGAGGCCGCTGAAGCTGAAGTCGAACGAGCCGGGCTCGAGCCGTGTGCGGGGAAAAGCCACGGCCCCGGGGTTGCCGCCTCTGGCCGCCCGGTCAATGGCGGGTCCGCCGGGGTAGGAGAGGCCGAGGACGGCGGCGGCCTTGTCGAATGCCTCGCCGGCCGCGTCGTCGGTGGTCGTGCCGATCACGTCGGTGTCAATGGGGCTCTCGGCGTGGAGCAGAATCGTGTGGCCTCCCGAGGCGATGAGACCGACGAGCGGGTACTCGAGCGGCTCCACGAGGGCGGGCGCATAGAGGTGGGCCTCGAGGTGGTTCACGGCGGCGAGCGGCACGCCGAGGAGCCAGCTCAGCGTCTTGGCGGCCGCGACGCCGATCAGCAGCGCGCCGATGAGACCGGGGCAGGTGGTCACCGCCACCGCGTCGAGCGAGCCGAGGGCCGCCCCCGCGCGCTGGAGGGCCTGTTCGATGGTGGGCACGACGGCCTCCACGTGGGCCCGGCAGGCGATCTCAGGCACCACGCCGCCGTACTTCGCGTGCAGGTGCTCCTGGGAGGCGACGACGCTGCTCAACACGCGCGTGCCGTCCTCGACCACTGCCGCCGCCGTCTCGTCGCAGGACGTTTCGATGCCGAGGACACGCATGGGGGAACCTGGCGCGTGGAGACCCTGGGGTGGCGGCCGCGGAGACGCGCGGGCCGGGCCTCGGAGCTCGTGCCCGGCGAGCGGGCAGCGGACTCAGAAACGACCTTAGCGCCTCTGGACGACCATGATCGCCTTCAGCGCATCCACGGCCCGCACGAGGGCAGTATCCACAAATTCCTTCTTCTCGCCCTCCTTACGGGCGTCGGGCTTCATCTCGCCCTCTTCGAGGGGAGGCTGGACCTCGGGCTTCGGCGGCTTCGCGCCGTTGTTGGTCTCGCTCACCCGCTCGTCGCGGAAGTGCTCGCTGAGGCCGAGTTCGTCTTCCACCGTCATCTTCACCTCGAGGTCGGGGTGAATGCCCCAGGGTTCGTTCTCCTTGGCGTCAATCTCGCGGTGGATCAGGCGGCCGGCGGGCGTGTAGTAGCGGGCCGTGGTGAGGCGCAGCTTGCAGCCGCCCTCGAGCGACAGGATGCTCTGCACGGAGGCCTTGCCGTAGGAGCGCTGGCCGACGATGATCCCGCGATGGTGGTCCTGGATGGCGCCCGCCACGATCTCGGAGCCGCTGGCGCTGAAGTTCGACACCAGCACGGCCAGGGGGAAGTTCGGGAAGGTGCCCTCCTTCTGCGCGTCGAACTGGTGCGAGGTGTCGGGGCTGCGGCCCTTGGTGGACACGATGACGCCCTTCTCGATGAAGAGGTCGGCCACGCCCACGGCGCTGTCGAGCAGGCCGCCGGGGTTGCGCCGCAGGTCCAGCACCATGGCCTGCATCCCATCGGCCAGCAGCTTCTTGACGGCCTGGGTCAGCTCGTCCACCGTGGTGCGCTGGAAGTTGTTGATGCGCACGTAGCCCACCTTGGCCCCGGGGTCCACCATCCGCACGGCGCGGACGCTCTTGACCTTGATGATGTCGCGCGTGATCGTGAGCGTCTCACGCTTGCCCGTGAGCTGGTGCACCACGGTGATGGTGACCTTGGTGCCCGGCTTGCCGCGCAGGCGCTTCACGGCGTCCATCAAGGTCATGTTGTACGTGTTGTGTCCCTCGATCTCCACGATGCGGTCGCCGGGCAGGACGCCCGCCTTCATTGCCGGCGTGTCCTCGAGCGGCGTGATCACGGTGAGGATGCGGTTCTGGTCAACCGTGATCTCGATGCCCAGGCCGCCGAACTCGCCCTCGGTGTCCACCTCGAGCTGCTCGACGTCCTCGCGGGTCATGAACTGGCTGTAGGGGTCGAGCTCGGCGAGCATGCCCTTGAAGGCGCCGTAGAAGAGCTTCGAGTCGTCCACCGGCACCACGTAGTTGCGCTTCACCTGTTCGAGCACGGTGACAAAGGTCTTGAAGTTCGCGTAGCTCTCCTCGCGCTTCTCGGCGCCTGGCGCCACCTTGAGAACGAGGAGGAAGGCCACGAGCACCAGCAGGACGATTTCGCGCGCGCGCATTCGTGCGCTCCTGATTTCCGGCGGATGGCTGCGATGCCACGGCTTATGGCCGCCGCCTGTGTACATGAGAAACCCGGCGGCCAACGGTGGCCGCCCCGCGCCATTATATGAGGTTGCGTGCGGGCGGTCAAGGTTCGCGCGGAGCGCTGACCGGGGCAGCGGTTCAGGCCAGGCCCGGTCCCATGCTGTATCCCCCCCTGAGAGGAGAAGTGATTCAGCATGGCCGGAAGGCCGTGGAAGCCTCCGGATCGCCAAAGCGCCCATGCTGAATCACCCGGGGGAGTGATACAGCATGAGGGACGCGGCCAGAAAGGCGGCGGATGCCCCAAACGCCATGCTCTGGGCGGCCGCGAGACCGCGGCAATGGGCGGGGCAGGCGGGGGCAGGGTATCGGAGCCGTCGGGCCTGTCGGCCTTGTCAGACCGGTTGGACTTGTCGGACTGGTCGGACTTGTCGGACTCTTCCGAGTTGTCCGAGGTGTCTGAATCGTTCGATTCGCGTCGGGGCTGAAGGGCTCGGCGGTCGGCAGGCTGCACGATCCCGTGCAGCCTGCTGCACGGCTTCGGCCAGCGGGCCAGGCGCAGAGCCACCGCCGCAATGGGGGCATGTTCGCATAACTATAGATTTGCCAGTTTCTTACGTCAGATCGGTCTTCGCAGAGCCTTCCGTGGCACACAGGTTGCTTCTTAGACATCCGTCAACTCTGGGGAGATTGACAAGTCGGCGTCAACGACAACAGGAGGAGGGCGTGAAACGGTTGTTACCACGCCGTGCCGCCCGTCCCCTCCCGTGGCGTGGGTAGCAATCGCTTGCCACTCCTGTTGCCACAACGCCGACCTCGACAAGGCGAAAGGATCGCTGCCAGTGAGTGGTCCTTTCGCCTTCTATTATGGCCCGCTCTTCGCCCCCAGTTGCGTGCCTGCGGCTGATCCGCTAGAATCCCCGGCAGCAGGGCTGTTCCGCGCGAATCCGAGGGCCGCCGAATGCTGGACGCTGAGGCGATTCGGGCATCGCTGGATAACGGGTGGGCGCAGGCCGAGCTGCGGGTGCTGGGCAGCGTGAGCTCCACCAGCGACATCGCGTGGGCCTGGGCCGACGCCGGGTGCGCGGAGGGCACCGCGGTGTTCGCCGAGGAGCAGGTGCAGGGCCGCGGCCGGTTCGGCAGGGCCTGGCTGAGTCCCAGGGGCCGGGGGCTCCTGATGTCGTTCGTGCTCCGGCCCGAGACGGGCGACATCGGCCCCGCGCACATCACGGCGTTGGCCGCGGTGGCCGTGGCGGAGGCCATCGAGGCCGAGGCGGGCCTTGCCGCGGGCATCCGCTGGCCGAACGACGTGGTGCTCGCCGGCCGCAAGGTGGCCGGCATCCTCACGGAGTGCCGCGGCGCCAGGGTGGCCCCGTGCGTCGTGGGCATCGGCATCAACGTGAACACGCTGCGCGGCGAGCTTCCCGAGGAGATCCGCCCGACGGCTACCAGCCTGGCGATCGAGGCCGGCAGGCCGTTCGCCCGCGAGGCGGTCGCAGGCGCGGTGTTGCGTCGCGTGGGCGTGCACTACCGCGAGGCGCTGGCGGGCCGCTGGGCCGGCGTCGCCGAGCAATGGGCGCGGCGGGCCGCCCTGCTGGGCCAGGCGGTCCGCGTGCAGACCCAGCGGAGCAGCCACGAGGGGCGCCTGGTCGCCAGCGACCCCCTGCTGGGCGTCGAGCTCGAGTTCCCCGGCGGCGAACGCCGGGCCTTCCGGGCCGAGGAGGCCCTCCGCGTGCTGCCGCTCGCCGCAGGCGCGGGTTCTGATTGAAGGAGTGAGGCATGCTCCACGCCGTCATCATGGCGGGCGGCAGCGGCAGGCGCTTCTGGCCCGAGAGCCGACGCAACCGCCCCAAGCAGGTGCTGCCCATCGTCGGCAGCCGCCCGATGATCGCTGAAACGCTGCGGCGCCTCGAGGGCCTGGTGCCCGTCGAGCGCACGACCATCGTCACCCACGAGTCGCAGGCGGCCCCGATCCTCGAGTGCCTGGGCGTGGGGCCGTTGCCGCGCGTCCTCGCCGAGCCGTTCGGCCGGGACACTGCCGCCTGCATCGGGCTGGCCGCCGTGCACGTGCGGCGCGACGACCCCGACGGCATCATGCTCGCGATGCCGGCCGACCAGGTGATCGAGCCGGCCGCCCGGTTCCAAGAGGTGATGCTCGCGGCGGCCGAGGTGGCGGCGGGCCAGGATGCCCTCGTCACCTGCGGCATCCGGCCGCGGCACCCCGCCACCGGCTATGGCTACATTCATCGCGGGGCGCGCGTGGCGGAGGCCCGAGGCATCCCGGTCTACGAGGTCCAGCGTTTCCGCGAGAAGCCGGCCCGAGCCGTGGCCGAGGAGTACCTGGCCTCGGGCGACTACTATTGGAACAGCGGCATCTTCTGCTGGCGCGCGAGCACGATCCTGGACGCCTTGCGGCGCTTCACGCCGCGGCTGCACGCGGCCCTCGAGCGCATCGGGGGCGCCATCGCCACCCCCAACGCCGCCACCGTGCTGCGCGAGGCCTATGAGCCGCTCGAGCGCATCTCCATTGACTATGCGGTGCTCGAGCGCGCCGAGAAGATTCGCGTGATCGAGGCGGACTTCGAGTGGGCGGACGTTGGCTCGTGGGACTCCGTGCTTCGGCTCCGCGGCGCGGAGGCCGATGAGAACGGCAACATCCTCTCGGGCTGCTGCGCGGTGATTGACGTGGCCAACTCGCTCATCCTGGGAGATGCCGACCACCTGCTTGGCGTCGTGGGCCTCGAAGGCGTGGTGATCGTCCGCACGCCGGACGCCACGCTCGTCTGCTCGCGGCGCAGCGCCGAGGAGGTGAAGCAGCTCGTGGACGCCATCGAGAACAGGCGGCTCACCCGCTATCTCTAGGGACTTGAGTATGCGCCTGCTGGGGATTGACTACGGCGACCGGCGCATCGGCCTGGCCATCGGCGACACCGACGTGGGGATCGCCATGGGCCTCCCCACGCTCGAGCGCCCCTCCCCCGCTACCGACGTCACCGAGCCCCTGCGACGCATCTGCCGCGAGCAGGGCATCCAGCGCATCATCGTCGGCTTGCCGGTGAACATGGACAGCACGCACGGCGAACGGGCGCGCCTGTCGCTCGCGTTCGTGCAGAGCCTGCGCAACGCCCTGGGGATCGAGGTGGAAGCGTACGACGAGCGCCTGACCACCCAACAGGCCGACCGCGCGATGCTCGAGGGGAACCTCTCGCGGAAGAAGCGCCAGGCTCGCGTGGACCGCCTGGCCGCCCAGCTTCTGCTTCAGAGCTATCTCGATGCTATGCGGGGGCCGAAGTAGCCCGCTCGGCCCGCGAGGCGGCCAGGAAGGCCATGCCCAGCGCCAGCGGCGCCAGCAGACTCAACAGGGCCACGCGGTAGCCCGCCCAGTCGGCCATTGCCGCAAAGAGCGTGCAGCCGAACACCGAGAGCTTCTGCGTCACGCCGTAGAGGCCGAAGAACTCGCCCACCTGCTCGGGCGGCGCCACGTCGAGCACGAACTTGCGTCCCGCCACCCACACGCCGGCCAGCCCGCCGCTGCCGAAGACCAGGATCGTGGGGATCACCACCCACGGCTCGCGGGTCGCCGCGGCCACAACGATGCAGAGGCCCAGGCTGCCCGTGGCGGCCAGGAGCGCGCGTTTCGAGCCGAGGCGATCGGTGAGCCATCCCATGCCCATCCCCAGCACGAACGCGCTCACGCTCATCCCCACCAGCACGCCCAGCGACCCCCTCTCGGTGTAGCCGGCCCCCTTCATCAGATACGACCGCGTCCACATGATCAGCGCGTTCACCACGTCGGTGCACAGGAAGTTGCCGACGAAGAAACAGAGCACGGGGCGGACGTGCCAGAGCCGCCGCAGCGTGCGGCCCAGGCCGCGGAACTGCTCGGCCACCATCTGCCGCGTCACACGCGCCTTGTCGGCGGGCGGCGGGGCGTGCACGTAGAGGAAGGCCGGCAACGAGCTCGCAAAAAATGCCACTCCCGCGACAACGAACGCCGTGCGCATCGCGCCCGTGGCGCCCACGGCGAACTGCGCGATGGGCAGAGCGATGACGACGCCCAGGTAGCCCAGCCCCACCCCGAGGCCCGACACGCGCCCCTGGCGCTCGGGCGAAGCCACGACAGGCAGCAGGCAGTCGTAGAAGACGAGCGACGCCTGGTAAGCCAGGTTCGCGATGCCGAAGCACGCGAGCGCGGCCACCAGCACCAGGCCCGGCGCCGGCGAGCCGGCCGCCGCGTCGTAGAGCCGGTCGTTCGCCACCACGCCAATCGCCGCCGCCGCCCCGCAGCACGCGAGCGTGAACCAGAAGAGGTAGCGTTTCGCTCGCCCCGTGCGGTCGGCCACGGCCCCCGCGATGGGCACGAACAGCCCGGCGGCGATCATGGAAAGTGTCTGCGCGATGCCCGTGTAGAGGTCGCGCCCCGCCAGCCTGGCCATGAAGACGGGGAAGAACGCGGTCACCACTACCGCCGAGTAGATCGTGTTCGCGAAGTCGTACATCGCCCAACTGAAGATGGGCAAGGGGCGGTCCCTGGGGCAGGGCTGGGGAGCCATGGAGCGCGGCACCTCAGGGGGGAAGCTGGCCGAAGCGCCCGCTCAGCAGCCGGTCCGCGGCGGCGAGCACCAGGTCGGGCGTGATGAGCGTCATGCACCGGTGGTCGGTGGCGCACACCTTCTTCTGGCAGGGGCCGCAGTCCACCTTCACCTGCACGATGGCCTGCTTCTCCAGGTTCACGTTGGTGTAGAGGGGGCTGGTGGAACCCATGATGCACACCACCGGCACGTCGAAGGCCACGGCGTAGTGGCGCGCGCCCGTGTCGTTGGTCACCAGCAGCGAGCAGCGGCGCACGAGCGGCTTGAGCACATCCAGGTCCAGTTCCCCGGGTTCGGGCAGGATCGGCCTGTGCGCCATCGCGCCGGCGATCGTCTCGAGGATGGGCCGCTCGGCGGGCGAGCCAAAGAGGATGATGCGGAAGCCCCTGGCCGCCAGCGCATCGGCCACGACGACGAAGCGGTCGGCGGGCCAGAGCTTCGACGAACCGAAGGCGCCGCCGGGGTTCATCCCGATGAGGCGGGCGTCGGGGCCGACCTGGTGCCTGGCCAGCAGCGCGTCGCCGCGGGCCTGGCACTCGGGCGTGATGAACAGCTCCTCGCGCTGGGTGAGGCCCTGGCAGCCGAGGTGCTGGCAGAGCGTGAGGTAGTAGTCCACCATGTTGCGGGGCACGAAGCGCCCCTTGCTGTCGCGCGGCGGGGCGATGGGCGCGCTGAGCAGGGGGCCGCGACGGCGGCGGTCGTAGCCGATGCGGTAGCCCACGCCGCCCAGCCAGGCCTCGAGCGCCGTGCGGAATGAGTTGGGCAGGATCACGCCCAGGTCGAAGCGCCCCGCTCGCAGCCGGCGCGTGAGCGCCCAGAAGCGGCCCAGGCCGCGGTCCTCGGTGGCGATCACCTCGTCGAACCAGGGCGAGCCGGCGAGGATGGGCCTGACGTAGGGTCGCAGCACGACGGCCAGATGGGCGGCGGGGTAGTTCTCGCGGAGCGCGCGAAAGGTCGGCGTGGCCATCACCACGTCGCCCACCCAGTTGGGGGCGCGGACGACGATGCGTTGGGCTTCGACCTTCACGGGCAGAGGAGTTCCTCGACGAATCGGCAGAGGGTGTGGCCGGCCGCGGCGTGGCACTCCTGCACGGTGGGCGTGTCGGGGCCGGGGGCCTGGATGCAGACGTCGCACGCGGCGGCCATGGCGCCCCCGGTCGCGCCCGCGAAGCCGATGACGCGCATCTCGAGCCGCCTGGCCGTCTCGATGGCCTTGAGCACGTTGGGGGAGTTGCCGCTGGTGGAGTACGCGAGCAGCACGTCGCCCGGGCGGCCGAGGCCCTCCACCTGGCGGGCGAAGATCGTCTCGAAGCCGTAGTCATTGGCCACGGCGGTCATCACCGAGGTGTCGGTGGT contains these protein-coding regions:
- a CDS encoding D-sedoheptulose 7-phosphate isomerase translates to MSDLVQRVREAVLASAEAKKRFAEQAAGDIARAVEIVAACLRSGGKVLLCGNGGSAADAQHIAGELVGRFRRERPAFHAIALTTDTSVMTAVANDYGFETIFARQVEGLGRPGDVLLAYSTSGNSPNVLKAIETARRLEMRVIGFAGATGGAMAAACDVCIQAPGPDTPTVQECHAAAGHTLCRFVEELLCP